Within the Phosphitispora fastidiosa genome, the region AAGGTATGACCTGCCCTTTGATAAGATTCCAAACCTGACTTGGAAAAAACCGGACCGAACCCCTGTGGTTAACCCGTTAACTCATGTACCCGAAAATATTGATTATATTTCGGTACCCTGCTACAGTTATGTGGTGCGGTCTGTATTCAAGTATGCAAATCTGCATAACACCGTGCCATATCTTGACTGGTTAAAATATCCGATTACAGCCCTGCTGACTGCACGGGGCTGTACCCAAAACTGCTCAATTTGCGGAGGCTCTGAATTCGCCTATAAAAGGGTGTGCAACAGGGACAAGCCGGCGTACAGGTCACCCCAGTCCCTGATAGAGGATATCAGGTTGATTCAGAAGCTTGGCCAGGCTCCGATTTTTGTGCTCCACGACCTGCGCCAAGCCGGCCCTGAGTATGTGGACGAATTCTTCAGCCTCTTGAAAAAAGAAAACGTCAAGAATGAATTGATTATCGAATTGTTCTGGGAAGCCGGCGATGAGTATTTTGCCAAAATTGCAGATGCAGTGCCAAAGTTCAGCCTGGAAATGACTCTCGAAACCCATATTGAGTCAATCCGGAAGATGAATGGAAAATTTGCCTGTTCTAATGAACAGGTGGAAAGCACTATTGCTTCAGCTTTTAAATATGGCTGTCGTAAAATTGATATCTTTTTCATGACAGGTATACCCAAGCAGACCTATGAACAAGCCATGGATTCTATTAATTACTGCCGTCACTTACTTGAAAAATTTGATGGTGATAAGAGACTGGCCCTCTTTATTGCACCATTGGCGCCATTTCTGGACCCTGGCTGTCTGGCCTTCGAGTTTCCGGAAAAATACGGTTACAAAAAGTTTTGCCACACCCTTGAGGACCATTATCATGCCCTTACTAAACCAAGCTGGAAACACATTCTAAGTTATGAAACCGACAGCATGACCCGTGATGAAATTGTGCGCTCAACCTATGAAGCCGCTCTCAGGCTAAATGCTCTTAAACATGAATATAATCTTATTGATGACGATGTTTACAAGCAGATAGAATTCCGGATTAGCAGCGCCCAGACTGTAATGGATGAGATAGACAAGATTATGGAGATTGAAGACGAAAACCGGAAACAAAAAGCCCTGAAAGAACTTAAAACTAAAGTTGAACAGATTAACCGGCATACAATTTGCGGCAAAGATGAACTAAAGTGGCCCATCACACAGCGGTTTGGAAACATCGTTTCCCTAGCCGGTGTTTTCACTGGGCTCTTCTTTACAGAAATGAGACTTTTTTACAACAGAGCTCGGCTGCTGCTGGGTCAGAAAATGCGCCCGATGTAAATAATATTATTAATTGTAGCTGATTATATTGCACCTATCAAAACAAGCAATCCGAAAGAAGCCTGGAATGTTTGCTAATGCCTACAGTCCAGGCTTTTCTCTATCTCCTGTCATGCTCTCCTTATTACCATATCCCGGTAATACATGTTTAATTGCACCATGACTGTTAGATAATGACCCCTGCTAACTAAGCCCGTTTTTATGGCAAAATATTATCGAATTCTGCCTGATATTCTATTTACGTCTCATCTATATATATGATAAAATTAGCTCATGACATTTGAGTTATTTTTTATGATTGGCTTGTGATTTTTTTTACAAGCTCATAAATGGGGGGAGAATATGTTTCGTAAAGATTTAGTTTTTTTACACGCTCCAAGTGTTTATGATTTTCGGAAAGACACCATTATGTTTGGACCAATCAGTGATGTTGTTCCTTCATCGCCAACCTTTGAAATGTACCCGGTTGGCATCACCAGTATCGCTGATACCCTGGAACAAAACGGCTTTAATGTACAGCTAATTAATCTTGCCTACCAGATGCTGAGAAGTCCTGATTATGACGTGGAAAAGGTTATTGCCGGACTTAACCCCAGAATATTCGCCTTTGACCTGCACTGGCTGCCACATGCCCATGGCAGTGTGGAGGTGGCCAAAATAGTCAAAAAGTATCATCCGGATACACCTGTTTTGTTTGGCGGCCTGTCGGCATCTTATTATCATGAAGAACTGGTATCATACCCATGTGTTGATTATGTCGTCAGGGGAGATTCTACCGAAGAGATTGTGAAACAACTCGTTATCGCAGTCAGGCAGGGAGTTCCGGTGGATAAAATCCCCAACCTTACCTGGAAGAAACCGGACGGTAAAGTTGTTGTTAACCCCCTCACCCACGTCCCGGACGATATGGACTATGCCTCAATTCCAAGCTACAAGTATGTTGTCCGCTCTGTTTTTAAATATGCCAGCCTGCATAACACCGTTCCCTATGCAGACTGGTTAAAGTACCCGGTTACAGCTCTGCTGACTTCCCGCGGCTGTACGCAGAACTGTTCCATCTGCGGCGGTTCGGCATCTGCATATAAGAAAATATGCAACAGGTCAAAACCTGCTT harbors:
- a CDS encoding TIGR04190 family B12-binding domain/radical SAM domain protein; the protein is MLKLFKKDLVFLHAPSVYDFRKDTTMFGPISDVVPSSPTFEMYPVGITSIAETLEHGGFNVQIVNVAYQMLRSQDYDPEKVIAGMNPAAFGIDLHWLPHVHGSIELAKICKKYHPDIPVIFGGLSSTYYHEELISYPFVDFVVRGDSTEEPMLQLMKAIRYDLPFDKIPNLTWKKPDRTPVVNPLTHVPENIDYISVPCYSYVVRSVFKYANLHNTVPYLDWLKYPITALLTARGCTQNCSICGGSEFAYKRVCNRDKPAYRSPQSLIEDIRLIQKLGQAPIFVLHDLRQAGPEYVDEFFSLLKKENVKNELIIELFWEAGDEYFAKIADAVPKFSLEMTLETHIESIRKMNGKFACSNEQVESTIASAFKYGCRKIDIFFMTGIPKQTYEQAMDSINYCRHLLEKFDGDKRLALFIAPLAPFLDPGCLAFEFPEKYGYKKFCHTLEDHYHALTKPSWKHILSYETDSMTRDEIVRSTYEAALRLNALKHEYNLIDDDVYKQIEFRISSAQTVMDEIDKIMEIEDENRKQKALKELKTKVEQINRHTICGKDELKWPITQRFGNIVSLAGVFTGLFFTEMRLFYNRARLLLGQKMRPM